Proteins from a single region of Psilocybe cubensis strain MGC-MH-2018 chromosome 3, whole genome shotgun sequence:
- a CDS encoding Protein F37C4.5, which translates to MSQHDKGTNTISLVASENSKISNINLYSGRAEITRLFKFDIKAGQNKVTILGLPWSLQDNSLRVEGRGNASIHDVVVAKTLPPPRKSSNTIDNTQARNPLKRRKKELESELDSTRHARTALDKSLDTVGEGGFEASQLEGTLDTYFRLGRKVALRILDIEKELLEVEELIKQEEKQRKAAPFIPSWQVSIDVHGKFDENVRVYLKYAVRNADWTAAYDIRVYTQAKEKAVAIVYKAVITQDTGESWDDASLTLETAQPSFGIQLPTLSPWRVMPRQTTIEYPSGHVRERRRSPSPRGRAQSRSRSPRRHRRVSPSRDSTLSFPYSSGNYDREPELVHRTVSVSDKGGISAVFRVPGVINVPSDGGKHNVTIAHFDVNAELMWFAIPAVDTRAHIKARIRNESDYPFIPGLANIYVDGSFVATTYIPSISPQEVFECPLGLDPSIRLTYHPREKKSAQSGFYSKTSTQSFTQRISVFNKRSAPVTNLKLIDRIPVSEDERIEVKLISPQLTPVPAAKAGGKAAAAASQSTATSKAPGSPSSIPAWLRPIRVSEGVMAQWDGIDDPTGGAGLSAVGKTGKFNWLLSVPAQTTISLVLHFEVNYPEALAVQVTSLKPEWAFQWRVCTLHTTTTRICFAIRLQIDINHSYIMNNTNEAQNTFKYIEAACGFVPVPALSSAAELLCPLVLALEALEGLKEDTQCCNILVETALEIAKSMNDSAKEITNRGDKISTNLIHHINEFNNTLHDVVPECYKLMVRQSTLKRLRWQNKNKEVINGLIDRMRSAQTKFQDEILGISNGADNIRTAVEKYRKLVSTPDPISTPGPTRRPASTDYTHTTTFAPSLAPPPYSKEERQSIELEHIYVPSNSNVQNIGNYEATFPGPMVRVSTSGIVVGRGAIARNIGNVTTTVSFVSQPGESN; encoded by the exons ATGTCTCAACACGATAAAGGAACGAACACAATATCCTTGGTAGCTTCTGAAAATAGCAAAATAAGCAACATCAACCTGTATTCTGGGCGCGCTGAAATCACTAGGCTTTTCAAATTCGATATAAAGGCAGGCCAGAACAAGGTTACTATCTTGGGTCTTCCATGGTCTTTGCAAGATAATTCTCTAAG GGTCGAAGGACGCGGAAACGCGTCAATACATGATGTTGTAGTCGCAAAGACACTACCTCCTCCTCGCAAGTCTTCCAATACTATAGATAACACTCAGGCGCGCAACCCTTTGAAGCGCCGAAAGAAGGAACTCGAATCCGAGCTCGACAGCACCAGGCATGCTCGAACAGCTCTGGATAAGTCCCTAGATACCGTCGGTGAAGGCGGCTTTGAGGCGTCCCAGTTGGAAGGAACTCTGGATACCTACTTCAGGCTGGGGCGCAAAGTGGCCTTGCGAATACTTGATATCGAGAAAGAACTGCTAGAAGTCGAAGAACTGATCAAGCAGGAGGAAAAACAAAGGAAGGCCGCGCCTTTCATTCCATCATGGCAAGTGTCAATTGACGTCCACGGCAAATTTGATGAGAATGTTCGCGTTTATCTCAAATATG CTGTACGAAATGCTGACTGGACAGCGGCGTACGATATTCGCGTTTATACCCAAGCCAAAGAGAAAGCAGTCGCCATTGTGTACAAAGCCGTCATCACTCAGGACACAGGTGAA TCCTGGGACGACGCATCGTTGACGCTTGAGACTGCTCAACCTTCTTTCGGCATCCAGCTTCCAACACTTTCCCCATGGCGCGTTATGCCCCGGCAAACTACCATAGAATATCCATCGGGGCATGTTCGAGAACGAAGAAGATCACCGTCACCCCGTGGGAGAGCTCAATCTCGCTCGCGGTCCCCACGCAGGCACCGACGGGTGTCTCCGTCTCGTGACAGTACACTTAGTTTTCCATACTCGTCGGGGAATTACGACCGAGAGCCTGAGCTGGTGCATCGGACTGTTTCTGTCTCAGATAAAGGCGGAATTTCCGCCGTGTTCCGTGTCCCTGGTGTTATTAATGTGCCCAGCGATGGCGGGAAACATAATGTTACTATCGCGCATTTCGACGTGAATGCAGAGCTAATGTGGTTTGCAATTCCTGCAGTGGACACCAGGGCGCATATCAAG GCAAGAATTCGAAACGAGTCTGACTACCCATTTATTCCTGGTCTCGCAAACATCTATGTTGATGGAAGCTTTGTTGCAACAACCTACATCCCTTCCATCAGCCCACAAGAAGTATTCGAATGTCCACTTGG GCTTGATCCTTCTATACGCCTCACATACCATCCCCGAGAAAAGAAATCTGCACAATCAGGTTTCTACTCCAAGACGTCGACGCAGTCATTCACCCAGCGTATATCGGTCTTCAATAAGAGGTCTGCTCCTGTCACAAACCTCAAGCTGATCGACCGAATCCCCGTCTCAGAGGACGAGCGCATCGAAGTCAAATTGATCAGCCCGCAATTGACGCCCGTGCCTGCTGCTAAAGCCGGGGGCAaagctgctgccgctgccagTCAATCTACGGCTACAAGCAAGGCTCCTGGATCTCCAAGCTCTATTCCCGCTTGGTTGCGTCCCATACGTGTATCCGAGGGCGTTATGGCACAGTGGGATGGTATTGACGACCCGACTGGAGGCGCTGGTTTAAGCGCTGTCGGGAAAACTGGCAAGTTCAACTGGTTGCTATCGGTTCCGGCTCAGACAACCATTTCCCTTGTTCTTCATTTTGAAGTTAATTACCCAGAGGCTCTTGCCGTACAAG TTACGTCATTAAAACCAGAGTGG GCCTTCCAGTGGCGAGTTTGTACGTTacataccaccaccacccgaATCTGCTTTGCTATCCGACTTCAAATTGATATCAATCATTCGTATATAATGAACAACACCAACGAGGCCCAAAACACGTTCAAATATATCGAGGCCGCCTGCGGATTTGTTCCTGTTCCTGCGCTGAGTTCTGCAGCAGAGTTGTTGTGCCCGCTTGTACTGGCTCTAGAGGCTCTAGAG GGCTTGAAGGAAGACACGCAGTGCTGCAATATTCTCGTCGAGACTGCATTAGAGATTGCCAAATCTATGAACGATAGCGCCAAAGAGATTACCAACCGAGGAGATAAGATATCCACCAACTTGATCCACCATATTAACGAGTTCAACAA CACGCTGCACGACGTCGTACCGGAGTGCTATAAGCTTATGGTCCGACAGTCGACGCTCAAACGACTTCGGTggcaaaataaaaataaggAAGTGATAAATGGGTTGATAGATCGAATGAGGAGTGCTCAGACAAAGTTCCAG GATGAAATACTGGGGATCAGCAACGGAGCCGACAACATAAGGACCGCAGTTGAAAAATACAGGAAACTGGTATCAACTCCAGATCCCATTTCGACTCCAGGACCCACGCGTAGACCAGCATCTACTGATTACACGCATACGACCACATTTGCTCCCTCTCTCGCACCTCCACCTTACTCTAAAGAAGAGAGGCAATCGATAGAATTGGAGCACATTTATGTTCCTTCGAACTCGAACGTCCAGAACATAGGGAATTATGAGGCTACCTTCCCCGGACCGATGGTCAGAGTCAGTACGAGTGGCATCGTTGTGGGAAGGGGTGCAATTGCAAGGAATATTGGGAATGTAACGACGACAGTGAGCTTTGTGTCGCAACCTGGCGAGTCCAACTAA